Proteins encoded within one genomic window of Natator depressus isolate rNatDep1 chromosome 1, rNatDep2.hap1, whole genome shotgun sequence:
- the LOC141986154 gene encoding cytoglobin-1-like, giving the protein MAFSEAEVQRARGAWEKMYANAEDNGTTVLVRMFTEHPDTKSYFTHFKGMGTAEEMEQSDQVRSHGKRVLTTINDLVQHLDSTDAFLGIVNPLGKKHAMQLKVDPKNFRIICDIILQLMEEKYGGDCKASFEKVTNEICTRLNNAYKEAGW; this is encoded by the exons ATGGCATTCTCTGAAGCAGAAGTGCAGAGGGCTCGTGGGGCCTGGGAGAAGATGTATGCCAatgctgaagacaatgggacaaCTGTGCTGGTCAG AATGTTTACAGAACACCCAGACACCAAGTCCTACTTCACCCACTTTAAAGGGATGGGCACAGCTGAAGAGATGGAACAGTCAGATCAAGTCAGGAGTCATGGCAAGAGGGTTCTCACCACCATCAATGACTTGGTCCAACACCTCGACAGCACTGATGCTTTCCTTGGAATAGTGAACCCATTGGGCAAGAAACATGCCATGCAGCTCAAGGTTGACCCCAAGAACTTTAGG ATAATCTGTGACATTATCTTGCAACTGATGGAGGAGAAATATGGTGGAGACTGCAAGGCTTCCTTTGAGAAGGTGACCAACGAAATCTGCACTCGCCTGAACAATGCCTACAAAGAAGCTGGCTGGTGA